The Scyliorhinus torazame isolate Kashiwa2021f chromosome X, sScyTor2.1, whole genome shotgun sequence genome has a segment encoding these proteins:
- the mob4 gene encoding MOB-like protein phocein has protein sequence MAATVLLRRNRPGTRAQEFYSWPDESLDEMDSTLAVQQYIQQSVRADASDIEKILEPPEGQDEGVWKYEHLRQFCLELNDLAVKLQGECHSDTCNQMTATEQWIFLCAAHKTPKECPAIDYTRHTLDGAACLLNSNKYFPSRVSIKESSVAKLGSVCRRIYRIFSHAYFHHRQIFDDYENETFLCHRFTKFVIKYNLMSKDNLIVPILEEEVQNATAGESEA, from the exons ATGGCGGCCACCGTCCTGCTGCGGAGGAACCGGCCGGGGACGAGAGCccag GAGTTTTACAGCTGGCCAGATGAATCCCTGGATGAGATGGACAGTACCCTGGCTGTACAGCAG tatatcCAGCAGAGCGTCAGGGCCGACGCCTCAGACATTGAGAAGATTCTAGAGCCTCCAGAAGGTCAGGACGAGGGAGTTTGGAAGTACGAACACCTCAG ACAGTTCTGCCTGGAGCTGAACGATTTGGCGGTCAAACTGCAG GGCGAGTGTCACTCCGACACCTGTAACCAGATGACCGCCACAGAGCAGTGGATATTCCTCTGTGCGGCACACAAGACTCCGAAGGAG TGTCCTGCCATCGACTACACCCGCCACACGCTGGACGGTGCCGCCTGCCTCCTCAACAGCAACAAGTATTTCCCCAGCAG GGTGAGCATTAAGGAATCGTCTGTGGCCAAGCTGGGGTCCGTCTGCCGCAGGATCTACCGGATCTTCTCCCACGCCTACTTCCACCACCGCCAGATCTTCGACGACTACGAG AATGAGACCTTCCTCTGCCACCGCTTCACCAAGTTTGTCATCAAGTACAACCTGATGTCCAAAGACAACCTGATCGTGCCGATCCTGGAGGAGGAGGTGCAGAACGCCACAGCAGGGGAGAGCGAGGCCTGA